A window of Aerococcus urinae contains these coding sequences:
- a CDS encoding ComF family protein, with amino-acid sequence MSECLLCQENFKEKLTLKELFTWKSWEPSIICPSCQADFHYLKGPRCQQCSREWGEGDYCLDCLTWQKEDGWYFRNYSLCAYNGVFKNWLHTLKSKGDVRVAGLFTQELKKIRGDYPGYTWLAIPGSSAKFKKRGFHQSELILDQAGIPYQRLIHLAGSKKKQAQLNRQERLANQRQIERLTEGPLPQKILLFDDVYTTGATIHQVARFLESFGVEEITSLTLGR; translated from the coding sequence ATGAGTGAGTGCTTATTATGTCAGGAAAATTTCAAAGAAAAGCTAACTTTAAAAGAGCTCTTCACTTGGAAAAGCTGGGAGCCTAGTATTATTTGTCCGTCTTGCCAAGCGGATTTTCATTATTTAAAGGGGCCACGTTGTCAGCAATGTAGCCGGGAATGGGGAGAAGGAGACTATTGCCTTGACTGTTTGACCTGGCAAAAAGAGGATGGCTGGTATTTTCGCAATTATTCGCTCTGCGCTTATAATGGAGTTTTTAAAAACTGGCTACATACTCTGAAAAGTAAGGGCGATGTCAGGGTGGCCGGCTTATTTACTCAAGAACTCAAAAAGATTAGAGGCGATTATCCCGGATACACCTGGTTAGCCATCCCTGGCTCAAGTGCAAAGTTTAAAAAACGTGGTTTTCATCAAAGTGAGCTTATTTTGGACCAGGCGGGTATTCCCTACCAACGCTTAATCCACCTAGCTGGATCCAAAAAGAAACAGGCCCAGTTGAACCGTCAAGAGCGCTTAGCTAACCAACGCCAGATCGAACGCTTGACAGAAGGGCCACTCCCTCAAAAAATTCTTCTATTTGACGATGTTTATACGACCGGTGCGACTATCCACCAAGTGGCCCGTTTTTTAGAATCTTTTGGGGTAGAAGAAATCACTTCGCTTACGCTGGGACGTTAG
- the hpf gene encoding ribosome hibernation-promoting factor, HPF/YfiA family: MFTYNVRGENIEITPAIRDYAENKISKIEKYFKDAPDTTVYVNAKVYQNGEAKAEVTVPLPRLTLRAEETSQDLYGSIDLVVDKLERQVKKYKTRINRKSREKGISDVMFTENNQEDSKDDNDSNIEIVRTKSIAVKPMSAEEAVLQMEMLGHSFFIYEDAESESVSLVYKRHNGKYGLIEIEKDIVNE, from the coding sequence ATGTTTACTTACAATGTTCGCGGAGAAAATATTGAAATCACTCCTGCTATCCGTGATTATGCAGAGAATAAGATTTCAAAAATCGAGAAATACTTTAAAGACGCTCCGGATACAACCGTCTATGTGAATGCCAAAGTCTACCAAAACGGAGAGGCTAAAGCAGAAGTTACCGTTCCCCTACCACGTTTAACCTTACGGGCTGAAGAAACCTCACAAGATCTTTACGGTAGCATTGACTTAGTGGTTGATAAACTCGAACGCCAAGTGAAGAAATATAAAACTCGGATTAACCGTAAATCACGTGAAAAAGGCATTTCTGACGTGATGTTTACTGAAAACAATCAAGAAGACAGTAAAGATGACAATGACAGTAATATTGAAATTGTCCGTACCAAGAGTATTGCGGTAAAACCAATGAGCGCAGAAGAAGCGGTCTTACAAATGGAAATGTTAGGACACTCATTCTTTATTTATGAAGATGCTGAAAGCGAAAGCGTGTCCTTAGTCTACAAACGCCATAATGGTAAGTACGGTTTAATCGAAATCGAAAAAGACATCGTTAATGAATAA